A section of the Tamandua tetradactyla isolate mTamTet1 chromosome 4, mTamTet1.pri, whole genome shotgun sequence genome encodes:
- the EFNA1 gene encoding ephrin-A1, whose amino-acid sequence MEFLWAPLLGLCCSLAAADRHTVFWNSSNPKFWNEDYTVHVRLNDYLDIICPHYEDDSVADAAMERYTLYLVEHEEYQLCQPRSKDQVRWQCNQPSARHGPEKLSEKFQRFTPFTLGKEFKEGHSYYYISKPIHHQEDQCLRLKVTVNGKITHSPQAHANPQEKRLPEDDPEVQVLHSIGHSAAPRLFPLAWAVLLLPLLLLQTA is encoded by the exons ATGGAGTTCCTCTGGGCCCCTCTCCTGGGTCTGTGCTGCAGTCTGGCCGCTGCGGACCGCCACACCGTCTTCTGGAACAGTTCCAACCCCAA GTTCTGGAATGAGGACTACACTGTCCATGTGCGGCTGAATGACTACCTGGACATCATCTGTCCACATTACGAGGATGACTCTGTGGCAGACGCCGCCATGGAGCGGTACACGCTGTACCTAGTGGAGCACGAGGAGTACCAGCTGTGCCAGCCCCGCTCCAAGGACCAGGTCCGCTGGCAGTGCAACCAGCCCAGTGCCAGGCATGGCCCAGAAAAGCTGTCGGAGAAGTTCCAGCGCTTCACACCCTTCACCCTGGGCAAGGAGTTCAAAGAGGGACACAGCTACTACTACATCT CCAAACCCATTCACCACCAAGAAGATCAGTGCTTGAGGTTGAAGGTGACCGTCAATGGCAAAATCA CTCACAGTCCTCAGGCCCATGCCAATCCACAGGAGAAGAGGCTTCCAGAAG ATGACCCAGAGGTGCAGGTTCTCCATAGCATCGGTCACAGTGCCGCCCCCCGCCTTTTCCCacttgcttgggctgtgctgctcCTGCCACTCCTGCTGCTGCAAACTGCGTGA
- the SLC50A1 gene encoding sugar transporter SWEET1 isoform X1 encodes MEAGSVADSLLSGACILFTLGMFSTGLSDLRHMRMTRSVDSVQFLPFLTTDVNNLSWLSYGVLKGDSTLIVVNTVGAVLQTLYILVYLHYCPRKHAVLLQTTALLGVLLLGYGYFWLLVPDLEARLQQLGLFCSVFTISMYLSPLTDLAKVIQTKSTHRLSFSLTIATLLTSASWTLYGFRLRDPYIMVPNVPGILTSFIRLWLFWKFPQEQDRNYRVLQT; translated from the exons ATGGAGGCTGGCAGCGTGGCCGACTCGCTCCTTTCCGGAGCCTGTATACTCTTCACCCTCGGCATGTTCTCCACCGGCCT CTCGGACCTCAGGCATATGAGGATGACCCGAAGCGTGGACAGCGTCCAGTTCCTGCCCTTTCTCACCACGGATGTCAA CAACCTGAGCTGGCTGAGCTACGGGGTCTTGAAGGGTGACAGTACCCTCATCGTGGTCAACACCGTGGGTGCTGTTCTACAAACCCTGTATATCTTGGTGTATCTGCACTACTGCCCCCGGAAG CATGCTGTGCTTCTACAGACTACAGCCCTGCTGGGGGTCCTTCTTCTGGGTTATGGCTACTTTTGGCTCCTGGTGCCCGATCTCGAGGCGCGGCTTCAGCAGCTGGGCCTCTTCTGCAGTGTCTTCACCATCAGCATGTACCTCTCACCACTGACTGACTTG GCCAAAGTCATTCAAACTAAATCAACACACCGTCTCTCCTTCTCACTCACCATTGCCACCCTCCTCACCTCAGCCTCTTGGACCCTCTATGGGTTTCGACTCAGAGATCCCTACATTATG GTGCCCAATGTTCCAGGAATCCTCACCAGCTTCATCCGCCTCTGGCTTTTTTGGAAGTTCCCCCAAGAACAAGACAGGAACTATCGGGTTCTGCAAACCTGA
- the SLC50A1 gene encoding sugar transporter SWEET1 isoform X2 gives MRMTRSVDSVQFLPFLTTDVNNLSWLSYGVLKGDSTLIVVNTVGAVLQTLYILVYLHYCPRKHAVLLQTTALLGVLLLGYGYFWLLVPDLEARLQQLGLFCSVFTISMYLSPLTDLAKVIQTKSTHRLSFSLTIATLLTSASWTLYGFRLRDPYIMVPNVPGILTSFIRLWLFWKFPQEQDRNYRVLQT, from the exons ATGAGGATGACCCGAAGCGTGGACAGCGTCCAGTTCCTGCCCTTTCTCACCACGGATGTCAA CAACCTGAGCTGGCTGAGCTACGGGGTCTTGAAGGGTGACAGTACCCTCATCGTGGTCAACACCGTGGGTGCTGTTCTACAAACCCTGTATATCTTGGTGTATCTGCACTACTGCCCCCGGAAG CATGCTGTGCTTCTACAGACTACAGCCCTGCTGGGGGTCCTTCTTCTGGGTTATGGCTACTTTTGGCTCCTGGTGCCCGATCTCGAGGCGCGGCTTCAGCAGCTGGGCCTCTTCTGCAGTGTCTTCACCATCAGCATGTACCTCTCACCACTGACTGACTTG GCCAAAGTCATTCAAACTAAATCAACACACCGTCTCTCCTTCTCACTCACCATTGCCACCCTCCTCACCTCAGCCTCTTGGACCCTCTATGGGTTTCGACTCAGAGATCCCTACATTATG GTGCCCAATGTTCCAGGAATCCTCACCAGCTTCATCCGCCTCTGGCTTTTTTGGAAGTTCCCCCAAGAACAAGACAGGAACTATCGGGTTCTGCAAACCTGA
- the DPM3 gene encoding dolichol-phosphate mannosyltransferase subunit 3: MTKLAQWLWGLALLGSTWAALTMGVLGLELPSPCREVLWPLPAYLLVSAGCYALGTVGYRVATFHDCEDAARELQSQIQEARADLARKGLRF, from the coding sequence ATGACGAAGCTAGCGCAGTGGCTGTGGGGACTGGCGCTCCTGGGCTCCACCTGGGCGGCCCTGACCATGGGAGTCCTGGGCCTGGAGCTGCCCTCGCCCTGCCGAGAGGTCCTGTGGCCGCTGCCCGCCTACTTGCTGGTGTCTGCCGGCTGCTATGCCCTGGGCACCGTGGGCTATCGCGTGGCCACGTTTCACGACTGCGAGGACGCTGCCCGCGAGCTGCAGAGCCAGATCCAGGAGGCCCGGGCTGACCTGGCCCGCAAGGGGCTGCGCTTTTGA